The uncultured Bacteroides sp. genome has a segment encoding these proteins:
- a CDS encoding sigma-70 family RNA polymerase sigma factor yields MNEIELTERCQAEDNEARKEFYEQYARQMFGICFRYAGDRDTAQDLLHDGFIRAYSSFNKFSYRGEGSLRAWLSKLMVNVSLDYLRRSEASRQALTLDQIPEIVEEPHEEDISLIPHQVLMKYIAELPVGYRTVFNLSVMEQLPHKEIAEKLGINERSSSSQLFRAKKLLAKRINEYLREHNL; encoded by the coding sequence ATGAATGAGATTGAACTTACAGAACGTTGCCAAGCTGAAGATAATGAAGCGCGCAAGGAATTCTATGAGCAATATGCCAGACAGATGTTTGGTATATGCTTTCGGTATGCCGGCGATCGGGATACGGCTCAAGACCTTCTGCACGATGGGTTCATCAGAGCATACAGCTCATTCAATAAGTTCTCGTATCGCGGAGAAGGCTCATTGAGAGCATGGCTAAGCAAATTAATGGTAAACGTTTCACTGGACTATCTGCGCAGGAGTGAGGCAAGCAGGCAAGCACTGACTCTTGATCAGATTCCGGAAATCGTGGAAGAACCTCATGAAGAGGATATTTCACTGATTCCACACCAAGTGCTGATGAAGTATATTGCCGAGCTGCCTGTAGGATATCGCACGGTATTCAATTTATCCGTCATGGAACAGCTGCCACACAAAGAGATAGCTGAGAAACTTGGAATTAACGAGCGGAGTTCATCATCACAACTTTTCAGAGCAAAAAAGCTTTTAGCAAAAAGAATTAATGAATATTTAAGGGAACATAATCTATGA
- a CDS encoding RidA family protein, with product MKKVISSEKAPGAIGPYSQAIEAGGMVFVSGQLPVDAATGEFAPGGVTEQTKQSFENIKHILAEAGLTTASIVKTTVFLADMSLFADMNAVYATYFEGSFPARSAVAVKALPKNALVEIECIAVK from the coding sequence ATGAAAAAAGTAATATCTAGCGAAAAGGCTCCTGGAGCTATCGGACCTTATAGTCAGGCTATCGAAGCTGGTGGCATGGTGTTTGTATCCGGTCAGTTGCCTGTAGATGCTGCTACGGGTGAATTTGCTCCGGGTGGAGTGACCGAACAAACTAAGCAATCATTTGAGAATATCAAACATATTTTGGCAGAAGCCGGACTGACTACTGCAAGCATTGTAAAGACTACTGTTTTTCTTGCCGATATGTCTCTCTTTGCAGATATGAATGCAGTGTATGCCACTTATTTTGAAGGTTCGTTCCCTGCTCGTTCTGCAGTGGCAGTAAAGGCTTTACCAAAAAACGCTTTGGTGGAGATTGAATGTATTGCTGTGAAATAA
- a CDS encoding folylpolyglutamate synthase/dihydrofolate synthase family protein, with amino-acid sequence MNYKETLNFLYESAPMFQQVGKSAYKEGLSNTYELDEHFNHPHQKFKTIHIAGTNGKGSCSHTLAAILQSAGYKVGLYTSPHLIDFRERIRINGEQISEEYVIKFVEEERSFFEPLYPSFFELTTAMAFKYFADQKVDVAVIEVGLGGRLDCTNVIRPDLCIITNISFDHTQFLGKELALIAAEKAGIMKNGVPVVIGETTKETKPVFTLKANEVKAPIFFAEEEQLLWRWEMNNRGNWYYFTADYPKLKGDLGGFCQLKNTNTVLLALRILKRIGYNISQIAVEKGFSRVCELTGLMGRWQKLGSAPTIICDTGHNTGGITYIADQLSKQKYKKLHIVLGMVNDKDINGVLALLPKDATYYFTKASVKRALYEADLQFLASKAGLTGNTYTDVPKAFEAAKKNATDKDFIFVGGSSFIVADLLIYLKGKK; translated from the coding sequence ATGAATTATAAAGAAACTTTAAACTTCTTATATGAAAGTGCCCCAATGTTTCAGCAGGTTGGTAAATCGGCTTATAAAGAAGGGCTTAGTAATACTTATGAATTGGATGAGCATTTTAACCATCCGCACCAAAAATTTAAAACCATTCATATAGCAGGAACAAATGGGAAAGGATCTTGTTCTCACACACTGGCTGCCATTTTACAATCGGCGGGATACAAGGTGGGACTTTACACTTCTCCTCACCTGATTGACTTCAGAGAAAGGATTCGCATAAACGGTGAACAGATATCCGAAGAGTACGTAATTAAATTCGTAGAGGAGGAACGTTCTTTCTTTGAACCTCTTTATCCTTCTTTCTTTGAGCTGACCACTGCAATGGCTTTTAAATATTTTGCAGATCAGAAGGTGGATGTGGCTGTTATTGAAGTGGGACTGGGAGGAAGACTAGATTGCACAAATGTTATCCGTCCGGATCTTTGCATTATTACCAATATAAGTTTTGACCATACTCAGTTCCTGGGAAAGGAACTAGCTCTTATTGCAGCAGAAAAAGCCGGCATTATGAAAAACGGGGTACCTGTGGTGATTGGCGAAACAACCAAAGAGACTAAGCCTGTGTTTACTTTAAAAGCAAACGAGGTAAAAGCTCCTATTTTCTTTGCGGAAGAGGAACAACTTCTTTGGCGATGGGAAATGAATAACAGAGGTAACTGGTACTACTTCACGGCCGATTATCCCAAACTAAAGGGTGATTTAGGTGGATTCTGCCAACTTAAAAATACAAATACTGTTCTTTTGGCTCTGAGAATTCTTAAGAGAATAGGATATAACATCTCTCAAATTGCTGTTGAAAAGGGTTTCAGCAGGGTATGCGAACTAACGGGATTGATGGGACGCTGGCAGAAACTGGGAAGTGCCCCTACTATAATATGTGATACAGGCCACAACACCGGAGGAATTACTTACATTGCCGACCAACTTAGCAAGCAGAAATACAAAAAACTACATATTGTTTTGGGAATGGTAAACGATAAGGATATCAATGGCGTACTGGCATTATTACCTAAAGACGCTACATATTACTTTACCAAAGCAAGTGTAAAAAGGGCATTATACGAGGCAGATCTGCAGTTTCTGGCAAGTAAAGCCGGACTGACAGGTAATACCTACACCGATGTACCTAAAGCTTTTGAAGCAGCAAAAAAGAATGCTACCGATAAAGATTTCATTTTTGTGGGAGGAAGTAGTTTTATTGTGGCCGATTTGCTTATTTACCTGAAAGGCAAAAAGTAA
- a CDS encoding PhoH family protein gives MGTKKNFVLDTNVILHDYNCLKSFEENDIYLPIVVLEELDKFKKGNGEINYNAREFVRELDAITDDDLFTKGATLGEGLGRLFIITGGIESETVKKCFPERQADHEILSAADMLAKKYPKIKTILVTKDVNLRMKARSIGVLSEDYINDKVTNIDIFEKSNEVYDGVAPELIDKIYSSHDGVDISEIDFRNVLEPNECFIMKSDRNSVLARYNPFTHTVHRVQKGKNYGIEPRNAEQSFAFEILNDPDIKLVALTGKAGTGKTLLALAAALSKLTEYKQILLARPIVALSNKDLGFLPGDAAAKVAPYMQPLFDNLNVIKHQFAPNSAEVKRLDDMQKSGQLVIEALAFIRGRSLSETYCIIDEAQNLTPHEIKTIITRAGEGTKMIFTGDIQQIDQPYLDSQSNGLVYMIDRMKGQNIFAHVNLVKGERSMLSELASNLM, from the coding sequence ATGGGAACAAAGAAAAATTTTGTTTTAGACACAAATGTTATACTCCATGACTATAACTGTCTCAAGAGTTTTGAGGAAAATGATATCTATCTTCCAATCGTTGTTCTTGAAGAACTGGATAAGTTCAAGAAGGGAAATGGAGAAATAAATTATAACGCTCGGGAGTTTGTTCGTGAACTGGATGCTATAACCGATGATGATCTGTTTACCAAAGGAGCAACGCTGGGTGAGGGATTGGGAAGGCTCTTTATTATCACCGGAGGAATTGAGTCGGAAACAGTAAAAAAGTGTTTTCCTGAGCGACAGGCCGATCATGAAATACTCTCGGCAGCAGATATGCTGGCAAAGAAATATCCGAAGATCAAGACAATTCTGGTTACCAAAGACGTGAACCTGCGCATGAAAGCACGTTCCATTGGAGTGCTTTCTGAAGATTATATCAATGATAAGGTAACCAACATCGACATTTTCGAGAAATCTAACGAGGTATATGACGGAGTGGCTCCAGAACTGATTGATAAGATTTATTCTTCACACGATGGGGTTGATATTAGTGAAATAGATTTTAGGAATGTATTGGAACCGAATGAATGCTTTATAATGAAAAGCGACCGCAATAGCGTGTTGGCCAGATATAATCCCTTTACTCACACAGTACATAGGGTGCAAAAAGGGAAGAATTACGGCATTGAACCACGTAACGCCGAGCAGAGCTTTGCATTCGAAATTCTGAACGATCCCGACATCAAGCTCGTGGCTCTGACAGGAAAGGCCGGAACAGGTAAAACATTGCTGGCACTGGCAGCAGCATTAAGTAAACTAACCGAGTATAAACAGATTTTGCTGGCTCGCCCCATTGTGGCACTTTCCAATAAAGACCTCGGTTTCCTTCCCGGAGATGCAGCAGCAAAAGTAGCGCCCTATATGCAACCTCTGTTTGATAACCTGAACGTCATCAAGCATCAGTTTGCTCCTAATTCTGCCGAAGTGAAGCGATTGGACGATATGCAAAAGAGTGGCCAGCTGGTTATAGAAGCTCTGGCCTTTATCCGCGGACGAAGCCTTTCGGAAACTTATTGCATCATCGATGAGGCTCAGAACCTCACTCCACACGAGATAAAAACCATCATCACCCGTGCCGGCGAAGGCACAAAGATGATCTTTACCGGAGATATCCAACAGATAGATCAACCTTATCTGGATAGCCAGTCCAATGGATTAGTCTACATGATTGACCGCATGAAAGGTCAGAACATCTTTGCTCATGTGAATCTGGTGAAAGGAGAACGCAGTATGCTTAGCGAATTAGCTAGTAACCTGATGTAG
- the dnaJ gene encoding molecular chaperone DnaJ, protein MAKRDYYEVLGVEKSATADQIKKAYRKKAIQFHPDKNPGNKEAEEHFKEAAEAYDVLSNDDKRARYDQFGHAGMSGAAGNGGPFGGGFGGGAGMSMDDIFSMFGDVFGGHGFGGFGGSGGFGGGGGQQQRRFRGSDLRVKVKLNLKEISTGVEKKFKLKKYVSCSHCHGTGAEGNSGAETCSTCKGSGSVIRNQQTILGTMQTRVTCPTCGGEGKIIKDKCKVCAGEGIMYGEEVVSVNIPAGVAEGMQLSMSGKGNAGKHNGVPGDLLIQVEEEQHPDLVRDENDLIYNLLLSFPTAALGGAVEIPTIDSKVKVKIEQGTQPGKVLRLRGKGLPSVNGYGTGDLLVNVSIYVPESLSKDERSLLEKMELSENFKPNSSVKEKIFKKFKSFFD, encoded by the coding sequence ATGGCAAAAAGAGATTACTATGAAGTGCTGGGGGTTGAGAAATCGGCTACAGCCGACCAGATAAAGAAAGCTTACCGTAAGAAAGCAATTCAATTTCACCCTGATAAAAATCCTGGGAACAAGGAAGCTGAAGAACACTTTAAAGAAGCTGCAGAAGCGTATGATGTTCTGAGCAATGATGACAAACGTGCACGTTACGACCAGTTCGGACATGCCGGAATGAGCGGTGCAGCTGGAAATGGTGGCCCATTTGGCGGTGGTTTTGGCGGAGGCGCCGGTATGTCAATGGACGATATATTCTCTATGTTTGGTGATGTCTTTGGCGGACATGGTTTCGGTGGCTTTGGAGGTAGCGGAGGCTTTGGAGGCGGAGGCGGTCAGCAACAAAGACGTTTCCGTGGATCTGATCTTCGTGTAAAGGTTAAGCTTAACCTGAAGGAAATTTCCACCGGAGTTGAAAAGAAGTTTAAACTTAAAAAATATGTTTCTTGCTCACACTGTCACGGTACAGGTGCAGAAGGAAACTCGGGTGCAGAGACTTGTTCTACTTGTAAAGGTAGCGGCTCGGTTATACGCAACCAACAAACTATTCTGGGAACCATGCAGACACGTGTAACCTGCCCTACCTGTGGTGGTGAAGGTAAAATCATTAAAGATAAATGTAAAGTCTGCGCCGGTGAAGGTATTATGTATGGTGAAGAGGTTGTATCAGTAAACATCCCAGCTGGTGTTGCTGAAGGAATGCAATTATCTATGAGCGGAAAAGGAAATGCAGGAAAGCACAACGGAGTACCGGGCGACTTGCTTATCCAAGTGGAAGAAGAACAACATCCAGACTTGGTTCGTGACGAAAACGATTTGATTTATAACCTGCTACTTAGCTTTCCAACCGCAGCTTTAGGAGGTGCCGTTGAAATACCAACTATTGACAGCAAAGTAAAAGTGAAGATTGAGCAGGGAACACAACCCGGAAAAGTTCTTCGTCTACGCGGCAAGGGTTTACCAAGCGTAAACGGATACGGTACAGGAGATTTACTTGTAAACGTAAGTATCTACGTACCGGAATCACTCAGCAAGGATGAAAGAAGCTTACTCGAAAAGATGGAATTATCTGAGAACTTTAAGCCCAACAGCTCAGTAAAAGAAAAGATCTTCAAGAAATTTAAAAGCTTCTTCGATTAA
- a CDS encoding nucleotide exchange factor GrpE: protein MDPKKKETSKKEEELVDNIQEAAQENCETAQENETTQETPSQEEEVLTPEQALTKQLEEANAKIEDQNDKYLRLSAEFDNYRKRTMKEKAELIKNGGEKSISSILPVIDDMERAVKMMETSTDVAAVREGMELIFNKFVSILGQNGVQAIESKECDFNTDFHEAIATIPAPAEELKGKILDCVQTGYLLNGKVIRHAKVVVGE from the coding sequence ATGGATCCAAAGAAAAAAGAAACAAGCAAAAAAGAAGAAGAATTGGTAGATAACATTCAGGAAGCAGCTCAGGAAAATTGCGAGACTGCTCAGGAGAATGAAACAACTCAGGAAACTCCTTCTCAGGAAGAGGAAGTGCTGACTCCGGAACAGGCGCTCACTAAACAATTGGAAGAAGCAAATGCTAAGATAGAAGATCAAAACGATAAATACCTGCGTCTTTCAGCTGAGTTTGATAACTATCGCAAACGCACTATGAAGGAGAAAGCCGAACTGATAAAGAATGGCGGAGAAAAGAGCATTAGTAGTATTCTTCCTGTAATTGATGATATGGAGAGAGCTGTGAAAATGATGGAAACATCCACTGATGTTGCTGCTGTTCGTGAAGGAATGGAACTTATCTTTAATAAGTTTGTCAGCATACTAGGACAAAACGGCGTGCAGGCTATCGAATCAAAAGAGTGCGACTTCAATACTGACTTCCATGAAGCAATTGCCACAATCCCCGCTCCTGCTGAAGAACTTAAAGGAAAGATTCTTGATTGTGTGCAAACTGGTTATTTACTCAATGGAAAAGTAATTCGTCATGCCAAAGTTGTAGTAGGCGAATAA
- a CDS encoding ATP-binding cassette domain-containing protein produces the protein MITVSNVSVQFGKRILFNDVNLKFTNGNCYGIIGANGAGKSTFLRTIYGDLDPTTGSIALGPGERLSVLSQDHFKWDSYTVMDTVMMGHTVLWDIMKQREVLYSKEDFTDEDGLKVSELEERFAELDGWNAENDAAVLLSGLGVKEDKHFTLMGELSGKEKVRVMLAQALYGNPDNLLLDEPTNDLDMETVTWLEEYLSNFEHTVLVVSHDRHFLDSVSTHTVDIDYGKINTFAGNYSFWYESSQLALRQQQNQKAKAEEKKKELEEFIRRFSANVSKSKQTTSRKKMLEKLNVDEIKPSSRKYPGIIFTPERESGNRILEISGLSKKTDEGVVLFNDINFNVEKEDKIVFLSRNPRAMTAFFEIINGNLKADAGHYDWGVTITTAYLPVDNTEYFNSDLNLVDWLGQYGEGNEVFMKGYLGRMLFSGEEVLKKVSVLSGGEKMRCMIARMQLKNANCLILDTPTNHLDLESIQAFNNNLKTYKGNVLFSSHDHEFIETVANRVIELTPNGVIDKMMDYDEYITSDHIKELRKKMYGDK, from the coding sequence ATGATTACAGTTTCGAACGTTTCAGTTCAGTTTGGTAAGAGAATATTGTTCAATGACGTGAATCTCAAGTTTACGAATGGTAATTGCTACGGTATTATCGGTGCCAACGGTGCGGGTAAATCTACTTTCCTTCGCACAATTTATGGTGATTTAGACCCAACTACCGGCTCAATTGCGTTAGGACCGGGAGAACGACTTTCCGTTTTAAGTCAGGACCACTTTAAGTGGGATAGCTATACAGTTATGGATACCGTGATGATGGGACATACTGTTCTTTGGGACATAATGAAACAAAGGGAGGTCCTTTATTCTAAAGAGGACTTTACAGATGAAGATGGATTGAAAGTATCTGAGCTGGAAGAGAGATTTGCTGAACTTGATGGCTGGAATGCCGAGAATGACGCGGCTGTGCTTTTAAGCGGATTAGGGGTAAAGGAAGACAAACACTTTACCTTGATGGGTGAACTTAGTGGTAAGGAAAAGGTTCGTGTAATGTTGGCGCAGGCTCTTTACGGTAATCCAGATAACTTGTTGCTCGATGAACCTACCAATGACCTTGATATGGAAACAGTAACTTGGTTGGAAGAATATCTTTCCAATTTTGAACATACTGTGCTGGTTGTGAGCCATGACCGTCACTTCCTTGATTCTGTTTCCACACATACTGTTGATATTGACTACGGCAAGATTAATACCTTTGCCGGTAACTATAGTTTCTGGTACGAATCCAGCCAGCTGGCTCTTCGTCAGCAACAAAACCAGAAAGCAAAAGCTGAAGAGAAGAAGAAAGAACTTGAAGAATTTATCCGCCGCTTTAGTGCCAATGTGTCAAAAAGTAAGCAGACAACAAGTCGTAAGAAGATGTTGGAGAAACTTAATGTGGATGAAATTAAACCTTCTTCACGTAAGTATCCGGGAATTATTTTCACTCCTGAACGCGAATCGGGTAACCGTATTCTCGAAATCTCTGGCTTAAGTAAAAAGACAGACGAAGGCGTAGTGTTGTTCAATGATATTAACTTTAATGTAGAAAAAGAAGATAAGATAGTATTTCTTTCACGCAATCCTCGTGCCATGACTGCATTCTTTGAGATTATCAATGGAAATCTCAAAGCTGATGCCGGACATTATGACTGGGGTGTAACTATCACTACTGCTTATCTTCCTGTGGATAATACGGAATACTTTAACTCGGACCTTAACCTGGTAGACTGGCTTGGCCAGTATGGAGAAGGAAATGAAGTGTTCATGAAAGGCTATCTGGGGCGTATGCTCTTCTCGGGTGAGGAAGTTCTTAAGAAAGTAAGCGTTCTTTCAGGAGGTGAGAAGATGCGTTGCATGATTGCACGTATGCAGTTGAAGAATGCAAACTGCCTGATTCTTGATACACCAACCAATCACTTGGATTTGGAATCTATTCAGGCTTTCAATAATAACCTGAAGACTTACAAAGGAAATGTTCTTTTCTCTTCACATGACCACGAGTTCATTGAAACCGTTGCCAACCGTGTGATTGAGTTGACTCCAAACGGAGTTATTGATAAGATGATGGATTATGATGAATACATCACTTCTGATCATATCAAGGAACTTCGTAAGAAGATGTACGGTGACAAATAA